A window of Terriglobus sp. RCC_193 contains these coding sequences:
- a CDS encoding PepSY-associated TM helix domain-containing protein, with product MAFANNLVHHPRKLWLRRALFQVHLWLGVLLSLYVVVIGLSGSILVWEDEIQARTFRSESYNPAHRVEMPQVLKSVAAAYPKDPVSFVMWPQPDVPVYSVYMHTENKGQRMVRVSATTGNLLPQSRTAMDWVSDVHVYLLMGRTGFIINCVMGIGLLVLAVTGVVLWWPGLRAWARGFYVNLRAGWKRINYDAHNAIGIWTLLIVSWWGFTAIDFLFPAQVMKAVNVISPVKAMKQPDVPKPLHVGAFVPVQTIADRAHRLSPTAFLAGMSVPDAPDGNYVAYMDRSTPGDFSHRFVHTFAADGQLLSSWRYGEKETLGDWILWLVYPLHFGTLWGTWVKVIWSTLGMSLPILSITGLLMYWNRYLGKRWKKLHQ from the coding sequence ATGGCATTCGCAAACAATCTCGTTCATCACCCACGCAAACTGTGGCTGCGCAGGGCGCTCTTCCAGGTGCATCTCTGGCTGGGCGTTCTGCTATCGCTTTACGTTGTGGTCATTGGTCTTTCCGGCTCCATACTGGTTTGGGAAGACGAGATCCAGGCGCGCACCTTCCGCAGCGAATCGTATAACCCTGCACATCGCGTTGAGATGCCGCAGGTCCTGAAGAGCGTGGCCGCGGCATATCCGAAAGATCCAGTGTCCTTTGTGATGTGGCCGCAGCCGGATGTGCCTGTGTACAGCGTGTACATGCATACGGAAAACAAAGGGCAGCGCATGGTGCGTGTCAGCGCCACGACGGGCAACCTGCTGCCGCAAAGCCGCACAGCCATGGACTGGGTGAGTGATGTGCATGTTTACCTGCTGATGGGGCGGACAGGCTTCATCATCAACTGCGTGATGGGTATCGGCCTATTGGTGCTTGCGGTTACAGGTGTGGTGTTGTGGTGGCCGGGGTTGCGTGCGTGGGCGCGTGGTTTCTATGTGAATCTCCGCGCTGGATGGAAGCGCATCAACTATGACGCGCATAACGCTATTGGCATCTGGACGCTGCTCATTGTGAGCTGGTGGGGCTTTACCGCGATTGACTTCTTATTCCCGGCGCAGGTGATGAAGGCTGTGAATGTGATCTCGCCCGTGAAGGCGATGAAGCAGCCGGATGTGCCCAAGCCGCTGCATGTGGGCGCATTCGTACCGGTGCAAACGATTGCAGATCGTGCGCACCGGTTGAGTCCCACGGCGTTTCTTGCAGGTATGTCTGTGCCCGATGCGCCTGACGGCAACTATGTGGCGTACATGGATCGATCTACACCCGGTGACTTTTCGCACCGCTTCGTTCATACCTTTGCTGCAGATGGGCAACTGCTCTCTTCGTGGCGCTACGGCGAGAAGGAAACGCTGGGCGACTGGATTCTGTGGCTGGTCTATCCGCTGCACTTCGGCACGCTATGGGGCACGTGGGTGAAGGTGATCTGGAGCACGCTCGGTATGAGTTTGCCCATCCTATCCATCACCGGCCTGTTGATGTACTGGAACCGCTATCTGGGCAAGCGCTGGAAAAAGCTCCACCAATAA
- a CDS encoding M61 family metallopeptidase, which produces MAVAAATLPALAQNNATEYRFTFPDVVHHVVQVEATFHNVPQQPLTVQMSRSSPGRYAAFEYASNVFEEKFTDENDKPLAVTKPDPRSWTVSGHHGTVHVTYKLFGDRVDGTFMAVDTTHAHLNWPATVIWAHGFDDRPSKLTFVLPDGLNWKIATQLYPTNDPNTFTSPNLQYLMDSPAELANYALHTFQVPALKSGGKAQTIRIVVHSQATDAELAEYFAGVEKIVKEEQAVYGELPDYEPGYYTFLADALPWDNGDGMEHRNSTVMTSRQLGLSVVAHEYFHNWNVERIRPEGLEPFNFRDVNMSGLMFVAEGFTQYYGNLAMIRTGLTPMPRGMMGFARDLSNVINSPATQYRSAMDMSRMAPFVDGASDLFPTYYNNTFVSYYTFGDVVAMGLDLSLRVKTNGKVTLDDFMRAMWFAYGKPGGPAPGLVGHPYSIADVQTQLAKVSGDPAFAADYVKRYMIGTEKVDYAALLQHAGFVMKKKGGATLGNIYLAKKGDPVRRGQAPAGPETLKVAASTIIGSPAYLAGLDLDDELISVGGVAINSSADVEKAIEGHKPGDSVELVYKRRGQEVRSKAVLAEDPALEIVPVETAGGTLTTEQKAFREAWLGSKAK; this is translated from the coding sequence GTGGCTGTTGCTGCTGCCACCCTGCCTGCCCTTGCACAGAACAACGCCACGGAATACCGCTTTACCTTTCCGGACGTGGTGCACCATGTGGTGCAGGTGGAGGCGACATTTCATAACGTGCCGCAGCAGCCTCTGACTGTGCAGATGAGCCGCTCGTCGCCGGGCCGCTATGCCGCGTTTGAATACGCGTCGAATGTGTTTGAAGAAAAGTTCACGGATGAGAATGACAAGCCGCTGGCGGTGACCAAGCCTGATCCGCGCTCGTGGACGGTGAGCGGACATCACGGCACCGTGCATGTGACTTACAAATTGTTTGGTGATCGCGTTGATGGCACGTTTATGGCGGTCGACACGACGCATGCGCATCTGAACTGGCCTGCCACGGTGATATGGGCGCACGGTTTCGATGATCGTCCGTCGAAGCTGACCTTTGTTCTGCCGGATGGTTTGAACTGGAAGATCGCCACGCAGCTTTATCCCACGAATGATCCGAATACGTTTACCTCGCCGAATCTGCAGTACCTGATGGACAGCCCTGCAGAGCTTGCGAATTACGCTCTTCACACCTTCCAGGTGCCAGCGCTGAAGTCGGGTGGTAAGGCGCAGACCATCCGCATCGTGGTGCATTCGCAGGCAACAGACGCGGAACTGGCCGAGTACTTTGCAGGCGTGGAAAAGATTGTGAAGGAAGAGCAGGCTGTGTACGGCGAACTGCCCGACTATGAGCCGGGCTACTACACCTTCCTTGCCGATGCGCTGCCGTGGGATAACGGCGATGGCATGGAGCATCGCAACAGCACCGTGATGACTTCTCGTCAGCTTGGCCTGAGCGTTGTGGCGCACGAGTACTTTCACAACTGGAATGTGGAACGCATTCGTCCTGAGGGTCTGGAGCCGTTCAACTTCCGCGATGTGAATATGAGCGGCCTGATGTTTGTTGCGGAAGGCTTCACCCAGTATTACGGCAACCTGGCGATGATCCGCACCGGGCTGACGCCGATGCCGCGCGGCATGATGGGTTTTGCACGCGATCTGAGCAACGTGATCAACTCGCCCGCGACGCAGTATCGGTCCGCGATGGACATGAGCCGCATGGCACCGTTTGTGGACGGCGCGAGCGATCTGTTTCCCACGTATTACAACAACACATTTGTTTCCTACTACACGTTTGGCGATGTCGTTGCGATGGGGCTTGATCTGTCGCTGCGTGTGAAGACAAACGGCAAGGTCACGCTGGATGACTTCATGCGTGCCATGTGGTTCGCGTATGGCAAGCCCGGTGGACCCGCGCCCGGACTCGTTGGCCATCCGTACAGCATTGCGGATGTGCAGACGCAGCTTGCGAAGGTAAGTGGTGATCCTGCGTTTGCTGCGGACTATGTGAAGCGTTACATGATTGGCACGGAGAAGGTGGACTACGCCGCGTTGCTGCAACATGCGGGCTTCGTGATGAAGAAGAAGGGCGGCGCTACGCTGGGCAACATCTACCTGGCGAAGAAGGGTGATCCTGTGCGTCGCGGTCAGGCTCCTGCAGGACCGGAGACGCTGAAGGTAGCCGCTTCCACCATCATTGGTTCGCCTGCATATCTTGCGGGATTGGATCTGGATGATGAATTGATCAGTGTGGGTGGTGTGGCGATCAACTCATCTGCTGATGTCGAGAAGGCCATTGAGGGACACAAGCCGGGCGATAGCGTGGAGCTTGTCTACAAGCGGCGCGGTCAGGAAGTGCGTTCGAAGGCTGTGCTCGCGGAAGATCCTGCGCTGGAGATTGTCCCTGTAGAGACAGCGGGTGGAACGTTGACCACGGAACAGAAGGCGTTTCGCGAAGCATGGCTTGGAAGCAAAGCGAAGTAG
- a CDS encoding PadR family transcriptional regulator: MKHNEIPPGSLTLLILRTLSRHGTLHGYEIAESILQASDNVLEVEEGSLYPALQKMLVNNWVKAEWGVTKGNRRARYYQLTAAGRKQLAAESSNFERVYSAIARVLQTA, translated from the coding sequence ATGAAGCACAACGAAATTCCACCCGGATCTTTAACGCTATTGATTCTTCGCACACTGTCGCGACATGGGACGTTGCACGGCTATGAGATTGCGGAGTCGATCCTGCAGGCGTCCGACAACGTCCTGGAAGTGGAAGAGGGGTCACTGTATCCCGCACTGCAGAAGATGCTCGTCAACAACTGGGTGAAAGCAGAGTGGGGCGTGACGAAGGGCAATCGTCGTGCGCGCTACTACCAGTTGACCGCTGCAGGACGGAAGCAGCTTGCAGCAGAGTCGTCGAATTTTGAGCGTGTTTACAGCGCCATTGCACGTGTATTGCAGACGGCTTAA
- a CDS encoding ADOP family duplicated permease, producing MSLLRRIQMLLHRKRFDSELEEEMRLHMDLREEEQRFAGATPEEARRQSRRDFGNPTVLRERSHAAWGWGWLESLVQDIHYALRSMTHAKALTLMALLSLSLGIGANVAIFSFLDALVLRSLPVTKPAELVQFGKGDEAGVTGDYGDTTLYSYPFFREFRKSNTVFSSVAAVFSFGSEIHGTLDHSPSMQKLTTDTVSGTFFSTLGVEPAMGRFFRDEEDRVEGKFPVAVVSYAFWQSAFQGTPDILNHTVKLADTTFNIIGVAPPGFFGIEVGHAPDFWVPMAMMQSLPSHHKGYADGFFQSNYIFGRLKPGVTRAQAEAETNLLYQHIVRSFPNADLNAYNLSHLQNAHVQLTDLTTGRSFLRSTFSDPLKILMGVAALVLLITCANIANLLLARATTRTHEFAVRQAFGAQRLRLIRQLLTESLLLSVAGAVLGVVLALAADRLLLRMISGGPDANLLPLDISLNLRLLSFTLFATIGTAVLFGLVPALRASRVAVNEGLKESRRSNSNSRSPLSKGLVIAQIALSLVLSVASVLFLRTLVNLTRVDTGFPRNGVMLVDIDSSVLGMKGEDPRMVAMFQEIEQRAGALPQVRAASFAAFTFAQGSWNGTLNVPGMPFNEKANVKHNVIGNSYFNVMQMPLLAGRAFGPQDNAASNKVVILSESVARDYFPPGVNPIGRHIYYGKDPNPEKRVEVIGIVRDVKFGSLDEPRQYIDYYPNPQHPSGYGTLVVRYDGNFATMSAAVQNTIHSVNRNLVIDHVTTLDRVIEGTMVNQRLMAQLSTTFGLLAVLLSAVGIYGLMSYLVGQRTGEIGIRMALGASHTGVRWMVMREITMLVVSGIAAGIVLTLLGGQLVRNMLYGIAPSEPMSLAVAIVSLTTIALAAGYVPARRASRVNPMQALRYE from the coding sequence ATGTCACTTCTTCGTCGTATCCAGATGCTGCTGCACCGCAAGCGCTTTGACTCTGAGCTGGAAGAGGAGATGCGCCTCCACATGGACCTGCGTGAAGAGGAGCAGCGCTTCGCGGGAGCAACACCAGAAGAAGCGCGCCGACAGAGCAGGCGCGACTTTGGCAATCCCACCGTGCTGCGCGAGCGCAGCCATGCCGCATGGGGATGGGGATGGCTTGAGTCACTGGTGCAGGACATTCACTATGCGCTGCGTTCCATGACGCATGCGAAGGCGCTGACGCTGATGGCATTGCTTTCGCTGAGTCTTGGCATTGGAGCGAATGTTGCCATCTTCAGCTTTCTGGACGCGCTGGTACTGCGTTCGCTGCCGGTGACAAAGCCCGCAGAACTGGTTCAGTTTGGCAAAGGCGATGAGGCGGGCGTAACGGGCGATTATGGCGATACCACGCTGTATTCCTATCCGTTTTTTCGGGAGTTTCGGAAGAGCAACACTGTGTTCTCTTCGGTTGCTGCGGTCTTCAGCTTTGGCAGTGAGATACACGGGACTCTGGACCACAGCCCCAGTATGCAGAAGCTTACGACAGACACAGTCTCAGGCACATTCTTCTCCACGCTGGGCGTGGAACCTGCAATGGGCCGCTTTTTTCGGGATGAAGAAGATCGCGTCGAGGGCAAGTTTCCTGTCGCAGTGGTCAGTTATGCCTTCTGGCAATCGGCATTCCAAGGGACGCCGGACATACTGAATCACACGGTGAAACTGGCTGATACCACCTTCAACATTATCGGTGTGGCGCCGCCGGGATTCTTTGGCATTGAAGTCGGGCATGCGCCGGATTTCTGGGTGCCGATGGCGATGATGCAATCGCTGCCCTCGCATCACAAGGGATATGCTGACGGCTTCTTTCAATCGAACTATATTTTCGGGCGGCTGAAGCCAGGCGTGACGCGTGCGCAGGCCGAGGCGGAGACGAATCTGCTGTATCAGCATATTGTTCGGTCATTTCCGAACGCCGATCTGAATGCGTATAACCTGTCGCATCTGCAGAACGCGCATGTGCAGTTGACTGACCTGACCACAGGACGTTCGTTCCTGCGCAGTACGTTCTCTGATCCGTTGAAGATCCTGATGGGCGTGGCAGCGCTGGTGCTGTTGATTACATGTGCCAACATCGCCAATCTATTGCTGGCGCGGGCGACGACGCGTACGCATGAATTTGCAGTGCGACAGGCCTTTGGAGCACAACGCCTGCGGCTGATTCGTCAACTGCTTACAGAGAGTCTCTTATTGTCAGTGGCGGGTGCAGTGCTTGGTGTGGTCCTTGCGCTCGCTGCGGATCGTCTGTTGCTGCGCATGATTTCAGGCGGCCCGGATGCAAACCTATTGCCGCTGGACATTTCGCTGAACCTGCGCCTGCTTAGCTTCACATTGTTTGCCACGATAGGCACTGCAGTATTGTTCGGGCTGGTGCCTGCGCTGCGTGCCTCGCGCGTAGCTGTGAATGAAGGACTGAAGGAGAGTCGCCGTAGCAATAGCAATTCGCGTAGTCCGCTGAGTAAAGGGCTAGTGATTGCGCAGATCGCACTCTCACTGGTGTTGAGCGTGGCTTCCGTTCTGTTCTTGAGGACGTTGGTTAACCTGACGCGTGTGGATACGGGTTTTCCGCGGAACGGCGTCATGCTGGTCGACATAGATTCCAGCGTATTGGGCATGAAGGGTGAAGACCCGCGTATGGTCGCCATGTTCCAGGAGATTGAGCAGCGCGCCGGTGCATTGCCGCAGGTAAGGGCCGCTAGTTTTGCTGCCTTCACTTTTGCGCAGGGAAGCTGGAATGGAACGCTCAACGTACCCGGCATGCCATTCAACGAAAAGGCCAACGTGAAGCACAACGTGATTGGCAACAGCTATTTCAACGTGATGCAGATGCCGTTGCTGGCAGGCCGTGCCTTTGGACCACAGGACAATGCGGCATCGAACAAGGTGGTGATCCTGAGTGAGAGTGTCGCGCGTGACTACTTCCCTCCAGGTGTGAATCCGATTGGCCGTCACATTTACTACGGTAAAGATCCCAACCCGGAGAAGAGGGTGGAAGTGATCGGCATTGTGCGCGATGTGAAGTTTGGGAGCCTCGATGAGCCGAGACAGTACATCGACTACTATCCGAATCCGCAGCATCCATCGGGTTATGGAACGCTGGTAGTGCGCTACGATGGCAACTTTGCCACGATGTCTGCCGCTGTGCAGAACACGATTCATTCAGTGAATCGCAACCTGGTGATTGACCATGTGACCACGCTGGATCGCGTGATTGAAGGAACGATGGTGAACCAGCGCCTGATGGCACAGCTTTCCACCACTTTCGGTCTCCTTGCCGTGCTGCTCTCCGCGGTTGGTATCTATGGGTTGATGAGCTACCTGGTGGGTCAGCGTACAGGTGAGATCGGTATACGGATGGCGCTGGGTGCATCGCATACCGGCGTGCGATGGATGGTGATGCGCGAGATTACGATGCTGGTGGTCAGTGGCATTGCGGCGGGAATCGTATTGACGCTGCTGGGAGGACAGCTGGTGCGCAACATGCTTTACGGCATTGCTCCGTCGGAGCCGATGAGCCTTGCAGTAGCGATCGTTTCGCTTACGACGATTGCGCTGGCGGCAGGCTATGTACCTGCGCGCCGGGCGTCGCGTGTGAATCCCATGCAGGCACTGCGCTACGAATAG
- a CDS encoding OsmC family protein, with translation MATERSANAVWNGGLKDGKGVISTQSGVLKEQSYTFVSRFENGAGTNPEELIAAAHAGCYSMALSAELEKAGHKGDSVATTATVVLEFVNGAPTVTTIHLKNQSKVPGLDAAKFQEIAEGAKKNCPISRLLAAAKIDLDAKLVS, from the coding sequence ATGGCAACGGAACGCAGTGCAAATGCAGTTTGGAATGGCGGTCTGAAGGACGGCAAGGGCGTGATCAGCACACAGAGCGGCGTGCTGAAGGAACAGTCATACACGTTTGTGTCGCGCTTTGAAAACGGCGCAGGTACCAACCCGGAAGAGTTGATTGCTGCAGCGCATGCCGGCTGCTACTCCATGGCGCTGAGCGCGGAACTGGAGAAGGCTGGACACAAGGGCGATAGCGTGGCCACCACCGCAACCGTGGTACTGGAGTTTGTAAACGGCGCGCCGACCGTGACCACGATTCACCTGAAGAACCAGTCGAAGGTGCCCGGGCTGGATGCGGCGAAGTTCCAGGAGATTGCAGAGGGCGCGAAGAAGAACTGCCCCATCTCGCGCCTGCTGGCGGCAGCGAAGATCGATCTGGATGCGAAGTTAGTTTCGTAA
- a CDS encoding TonB-dependent siderophore receptor, with the protein MKALHRSAILLASLSAISQVAYCQSKACSEDKSSPVQTVMLQVQDASGATVERAAVEVRCGATVYRAQSGPHGDVALSLRSGTYTISVQAPGFTALQQDNVALSGSAQPTILKLQVGSATDVISVTANTGFVPYASNAGSKTNAPLIEVPQSISIISGLEMQSRNVITMNEALRYTPGVTADEFGVEPRFDWLKIRGFAAETFGVFRDGMRFNSLSGKLDPYELESVEVLRGPSSVLYGQVPPGGLINQVTKRPSPERRTEVGMQLGAFTRREGFFDTTGSIDKNQVWQYRLLGVLRNSDTQTNYTPDNRRLIAPSFTYKPSDRTNFTFLGDWQHDGTRWSQFLPASGTLYSNPNGIIPVNTFLGEPGWEHVTREQASAGYTGDHLFRDGWNVHSNYRYQYINFQGRTVYGGGFDGNSTTNVVRYAYELPSWNRVNTLDNRALRRFTNGDWEQTVLFGYDYQHVALKSKQAFAQVADINIFKPVYGVTTIPNMSPYLYQDNLLQQHGLYAQDQIKYRHRLIFTVGGRQDFAKNDIADFLANKETGHLDQRFTGRAGVGYLTASGISPYVSFSTSFLPNAGSYVYNATTGQSTDPAKPSDSRQIEAGVKVQPNTWNSYFTAAFFQINQTNVLVTNAAFQTYQTGEVRSRGVELEGIASLQHGLSLHGGYTFTATETLKDQTAANVGKWLPQTPKNQVSALADYTVPGGRFSGLGGNFGVRFVGTNAADSMNSFFVPNYALLDAGLRFGYRGMLFSVNATNLTDKRYVATCGGLNYCYYGYVRNVIGQVKYHF; encoded by the coding sequence TTGAAAGCTCTCCATCGTTCTGCAATTCTGCTCGCTTCGCTGTCCGCGATCTCACAGGTCGCCTATTGCCAGTCAAAAGCATGTTCGGAAGATAAGTCATCCCCTGTCCAGACCGTGATGCTACAGGTGCAGGATGCCAGCGGTGCCACGGTGGAACGTGCTGCGGTTGAGGTTCGTTGTGGCGCTACGGTGTATCGCGCACAGTCCGGGCCACACGGCGATGTCGCACTGTCCTTGCGCTCCGGCACCTACACCATCTCCGTGCAGGCACCCGGTTTTACTGCTTTGCAACAGGACAATGTAGCGCTCTCAGGAAGCGCGCAGCCCACCATATTGAAACTGCAGGTGGGCTCGGCAACCGACGTGATCAGCGTCACGGCAAACACCGGCTTCGTCCCCTACGCATCGAATGCAGGGTCAAAGACGAACGCCCCGTTGATCGAAGTGCCGCAGTCCATCTCCATCATTAGTGGACTTGAGATGCAGTCGCGCAATGTGATCACGATGAACGAGGCGTTGCGTTATACGCCGGGCGTGACGGCAGACGAGTTTGGCGTGGAACCGCGCTTTGACTGGTTGAAGATTCGCGGATTCGCCGCGGAAACCTTCGGTGTCTTCCGCGACGGCATGCGCTTCAATTCCCTCTCAGGCAAGCTGGATCCATACGAACTGGAGAGCGTGGAAGTGCTGCGCGGACCATCGTCCGTACTCTATGGCCAGGTGCCTCCCGGAGGATTGATTAACCAGGTCACCAAGCGTCCCTCGCCGGAACGCCGCACAGAAGTCGGTATGCAGCTTGGCGCATTCACACGCCGTGAAGGATTCTTCGACACCACAGGCTCCATCGACAAGAACCAGGTGTGGCAGTATCGCCTGCTCGGCGTGCTCCGCAACAGCGACACGCAGACGAATTACACGCCGGATAATCGTCGTCTGATTGCACCGTCATTCACTTACAAGCCAAGCGACCGCACCAACTTCACCTTCCTCGGCGACTGGCAGCACGACGGCACGCGATGGAGCCAGTTCCTGCCCGCAAGCGGTACGCTGTACAGCAATCCCAACGGCATCATCCCCGTGAACACTTTCCTCGGTGAGCCAGGATGGGAGCACGTGACGCGTGAACAGGCCTCGGCTGGCTATACGGGCGACCATCTGTTCCGCGATGGCTGGAATGTGCACTCCAACTATCGCTATCAGTACATCAACTTCCAGGGCCGTACGGTGTATGGCGGGGGCTTTGATGGAAATAGCACTACGAACGTGGTGCGTTATGCGTATGAGCTGCCAAGCTGGAACCGCGTCAACACGCTGGATAACCGTGCACTGCGCCGCTTTACAAATGGTGACTGGGAACAGACGGTGCTGTTTGGCTACGACTACCAGCATGTGGCTCTCAAGAGCAAGCAGGCCTTCGCACAGGTGGCGGACATCAACATTTTCAAGCCGGTATATGGTGTGACGACGATTCCGAATATGTCGCCGTACCTGTATCAGGACAACCTGTTGCAGCAGCATGGCCTGTATGCGCAGGACCAGATCAAGTATCGTCACCGGCTGATCTTCACCGTGGGCGGCCGCCAGGACTTTGCGAAGAATGACATCGCAGACTTCCTCGCGAACAAAGAAACAGGCCATCTCGATCAGCGATTCACGGGCCGCGCGGGCGTTGGTTATCTGACAGCAAGCGGCATCTCACCCTACGTTTCCTTCTCCACCAGCTTTCTGCCGAATGCTGGGTCGTATGTCTATAACGCAACGACAGGGCAATCGACCGATCCCGCCAAGCCGTCCGATTCGCGACAGATTGAAGCGGGCGTGAAGGTGCAGCCGAATACGTGGAACAGCTACTTTACCGCGGCATTCTTCCAGATCAACCAGACGAATGTGCTGGTGACCAATGCAGCGTTCCAGACGTATCAGACGGGCGAAGTTCGCTCTCGCGGTGTAGAGCTTGAAGGCATTGCAAGCCTGCAGCATGGGCTGAGCCTGCATGGTGGCTACACGTTTACCGCAACGGAGACGCTGAAGGACCAGACCGCCGCAAACGTTGGCAAGTGGCTGCCGCAGACGCCGAAGAACCAGGTGTCTGCGCTGGCGGATTACACCGTGCCTGGCGGACGCTTCAGCGGATTGGGTGGCAACTTTGGTGTGCGCTTCGTCGGCACGAATGCAGCCGATAGCATGAACAGCTTCTTTGTGCCCAACTACGCTCTGCTGGATGCGGGATTGCGGTTTGGATATCGCGGCATGTTGTTCAGCGTGAACGCAACCAACCTGACGGACAAGCGTTATGTGGCTACGTGCGGCGGGTTGAACTATTGCTACTACGGCTACGTGCGCAACGTCATTGGACAAGTGAAGTACCACTTCTAA
- a CDS encoding sugar phosphate isomerase/epimerase family protein, which produces MNITRRDFGRLAAAGISAAALQPRSLFAQGKPNSKINGVQIGVISYSYRQMKPFDALSVLKYAVEDGINATELENVQELWAGMPSMPPRPLGPPPAPGTPRPQMSEAAKAAMAAHAEEVTKWRTTMDVNKYTELRKLYNNAGVNIYAFKITLTDRMPDAEFDYAFKAAKACGANHLTMEMPDNNPGLTARIGKFGEKYKMRMGYHAHTQAKPDTWDEALAQSPWNAINLDIGHYTAAGNHDQIAFIQKNHARITSMHLKDRQYPEKGGQNQPFGEGDTPIKEVLQLMKKEKYNFPATIELEYKLPDSSDAVKEVAKCLAYAKSCLA; this is translated from the coding sequence ATGAACATCACTCGCCGCGACTTCGGTCGTCTTGCTGCTGCCGGCATCTCCGCCGCTGCGCTTCAACCGCGTTCGCTCTTTGCCCAGGGTAAGCCAAATTCGAAGATCAACGGCGTACAGATTGGCGTCATCAGCTATTCCTACCGACAGATGAAGCCGTTTGATGCGTTGTCTGTTCTGAAGTACGCCGTGGAAGACGGCATCAACGCCACGGAACTGGAGAACGTGCAGGAACTTTGGGCTGGCATGCCGTCCATGCCACCCCGCCCCCTGGGACCGCCGCCCGCACCGGGCACACCGCGTCCGCAGATGTCTGAAGCAGCCAAGGCCGCAATGGCTGCGCATGCCGAGGAAGTCACCAAGTGGCGCACCACCATGGACGTGAACAAGTACACCGAGCTGCGCAAGCTTTACAACAATGCCGGTGTCAACATCTACGCGTTCAAGATCACGCTGACCGACCGTATGCCCGATGCGGAATTTGATTACGCCTTCAAGGCGGCCAAGGCATGTGGCGCAAACCACCTGACCATGGAGATGCCCGATAACAATCCCGGCCTGACCGCCCGCATCGGCAAGTTTGGTGAGAAGTACAAGATGCGCATGGGCTACCACGCACACACGCAGGCCAAGCCCGATACCTGGGATGAGGCGTTGGCACAGTCGCCGTGGAACGCCATCAACCTCGACATTGGCCACTACACTGCCGCAGGCAATCACGATCAGATCGCCTTCATCCAGAAGAACCATGCGCGCATCACCAGCATGCACCTGAAGGACCGCCAGTACCCGGAAAAGGGCGGCCAGAACCAGCCCTTCGGCGAAGGCGACACCCCCATCAAGGAAGTGCTGCAGTTGATGAAGAAGGAGAAGTACAACTTCCCCGCAACCATCGAGCTGGAGTACAAGCTGCCCGACAGTTCCGACGCCGTGAAGGAAGTGGCAAAGTGCCTGGCTTACGCAAAGAGCTGCCTCGCATAA